The genomic window AGTGTAATGTATAGACTGAAGTTACCCCTTGCCAACTTGAAAGCAATTTTTTTGGCATTTACAGTCATCTATTTTGTGCCATCGGTTTATGCTCAGGAGGAGATACAAGTCCTTCAAAGTTTTAACCGTAGAGTACTCTGTGACAGACCACCAATCATTACCTGTCCGGCTGATGTTACGACATGTCCCGGAGCCTCGATAGATATCGAAGCATTGGGTTGTGCTACTGCCAAACCAGGAAGCATTTCTTGCCAAGCACCAATTGTGGATTATATCGACAATGAATACGAGACAGGTCCATGTCCCGGGGCAAAAAAAATCAGAAGAATATGGACTGCTACAGATCCAGATGACGAAAATTTACGCAGCTTTTGTATTCAGTATATAGATCTTAAGGACGAAGAGCCTCCGGTATTCTTTAACTGTCCTAAGGATACCGTTATTTTGAGCAACAGCAAATGTGTTGCCACATATCAGTGGACTTCTCCTTGGGTGACAGATCATTGCGGCAATCTCAGCTTATCAAGCTCCCATATCAATGGAGATAAATTTCCGGTTGGAACAACTCGTGTCATATTTACCGCAACCGATGCATGCGGAAACTCATCAACATGTAGCTTTACTATAAGGGTAGTTGATAATTGTTGTAATCAGCCACCGACGATTACATGTCCTGCAAATTTAACTCTCTGCTATACCGCCGGTACGAACCCGGATACTACAGGCAGAGCAACTGCTACTACGCCAAGTCCGGCATGTGGTCAAGTTTCTGTCAATTATCGGGACTCTGTGGTCAATATTAGCAATTGTTCGGTTGTGATTTATCGAATCTGGACAGCTTCTATTGCTGCAAAGCCTAATCTTATCAGCTCCTGCATTCAGCGAATAGAAAAAACGGACAATACGCCACCTGTGTTCCTACACTGTCAACCGGATATCACGGCCAGCCCTGGTCCTGACTGCAAGGTGAAAGTGGATTGGTATGTACCAATCGCAGAAGACGCATGCGGAGCAGTCAATACGACCTCAAACTACCTACCACTCCAGGAATTTACCCCTGGATTCTATACAGTACTTTATGTGGCTACTGACGGCTGTGGAAACAGCGCACAGTGTAGCTTTACCATTACGGTTACGGATAGCTGTTGTAACAAACCACCAACGATTTCTTGTCCTGCAGACGCGACAGTGTGTCCGGGATCAAGTATCGACCCATCCATAACAGGCAAGGCAACGGCAACGAGGTCCGGTGCAATATGTGATGACCCGATCGTATCACGCACGGATGAAGTATTGTACCAAAGTGCTTGTTCGACGGTAATCGTTCGACACTGGCGAGCATTTGACCGTAACCAACCGACACTTGAAGCCAGATGTGACCAACGCATCACTCAGACGGACAATACGCCACCTGTGTTCTTACATTGTCAGCCGGATATCACGGCCAGCCCTGGTCCTGACTGCAAGGTGAAAGTAGATTGGTATGTGCCAATCGCAGAAGACGCATGCGGAGCAGTCAATACGACCTCAAACTACTTACCACTCCAGGAATTTACCCCGGGACTCTATACAGTACTGTATGTGGCTACCGACGGCTGTGGAAACAGTGCACAGTGCAGCTTTACCATCACGGTTACTGATACATGCTGTAACCAGCCTCCAACGATTTCTTGCCCGGCAGATTTGACACTTTGCCCAGGAACAAGTACCGACACTTCAAATACCGGCAGTGCAAAGGTTACCAAAGGAGGTACTTTCTGCAAAGATCCGGTGTTGACTTTTGCGGATCGAGTTCTTTTCCAGAGTGCATGTTCAACGAGAATAGAAAGAACATGGACAGCTGTAGATCCGGATCATCCTGCTTATACGGTTCATTGTGTTCAGACAATTACTCTGGAAGATAAGACCTCACCGGTATTTAGTTCATGTCCGGTCAACTTCACAGTAGATCCCGGAGCTGACTGTAAAGCGATCGTCAACTGGACGCTACCTACGGTTAGTGACAATTGCGGTCAAGTGAATTTGGGATTCAATTATGCACCCGGATCAGAGTTAGGCATTGGCAATACTCTCGTGGTGTACACAGCCACAGACGATTGTGGCAATACAAGTTCATGCTGGTTTACCGTGACTGTAACAGACAATTGTTGCAACAAACCACCAACCATTACATGTCCTGCCAATTTGACTGTATGCCCTGTATCCTCGCTAGACCCATCCATAACGGGAACAGCGACAGCGCAGGCAAGTCCTCATTGTCAGCCACCGGTAATTACCTACACCGACTCTGTTTTGTACCAAAGTGCTTGTTCGACATTTGTGGAGCGAACTTGGACTGCAACTGATCCTAATAATTCAACGTATACGGTTCATTGTGTTCAGACAATTACTCTGGAAGATAAGACCTCACCGATATTTAGCTCATGCCCGGTCAATTTCACAGTAGATCCCGGAGCTGACTGTAAAGCGATCGTCAACTGGACGGTACCTACGGTTAGTGACAATTGTGGTCAAGTGAACCTGGGGTTCAATTATGCACCCGGATCAGAGTTAGGCATTGGCAATACTCTCGTGGTGTACACAGCCACAGACGATTGTGGCAATACAAGTTCATGCTGGTTTACCGTGACAGTAACAGACAACTGTTGCAACAAACCACCGACAATTACATGCCCAGCGGATTTAACTTTATGTCTAGGGGCAAATATAGATCCACAGAATACAGGCAGACCGACTGCGACAAAAGGTCACCCAAGCTGTGACGACCCAATCGTTTCGCGCAATGACGAGGTCTTATACCAAAGTGCGTGTTCAACGGTAATCGTTCGACATTGGCGAGCATTTGACCGCAATCAATCAAGCTTGGAGGCAAGATGTGACCAAAGGATTGTAATGGAGGATACGACGCCACCTGTGTTCTTACACTGTCAACCGGATATTACGATAAATCCAAATCCGGATTGTAAAGTAAAAGTTGACTGGTACGTGCCGGTTGCGGAAGACGCATGCGGTATAGTAAATACAATATCGAACTATCTACCATTGCAGGAGTTTTCAACGGGATTCTACACTGTTCTATATGTAGCCACTGATGCATGTGGAAATTCAGCGCAGTGCAGTTTTACCATCACAGTGACAGATAGTTGTTGCAACAAACCACCGACGATTACATGTCCTTCTAATTTTACAGTATGTCCACTTTCCTCAATTGATCCTTCAATTACAGGAAGGGCGACGGCGCAGGCAAGCCCATATTGTCTGTCTCCGGTAATTTCATTCACGGATAGTGTCTTATACCAAAGCGCATGCTCAACATACGTTGAACGCACATGGAAAGCAACTGATGCAAACAACACTTCTTTGACTGCGAGCTGTATTCAATATATTACCAAAGAAGACAAAACATCTCCGGTGTTTAGTGCTTGTCCTGTTGATTTCACCGTTGATCCAACGTATGATTGCAAAGGAATCGCAAGCTGGACACCACCAACGGTTTCAGATGCCTGCGGATCAGTGTTTGTAGGATCAAACTATAAACCGGGTGACCAACTCAATCGGGGTAATACACTTGTGGTATATACGGCTACTGATGATTGTGGAAACACAAGCACATGTTGGTTTACAGTGACTGTAACTGATAA from Saprospiraceae bacterium includes these protein-coding regions:
- a CDS encoding HYR domain-containing protein; translated protein: MYRLKLPLANLKAIFLAFTVIYFVPSVYAQEEIQVLQSFNRRVLCDRPPIITCPADVTTCPGASIDIEALGCATAKPGSISCQAPIVDYIDNEYETGPCPGAKKIRRIWTATDPDDENLRSFCIQYIDLKDEEPPVFFNCPKDTVILSNSKCVATYQWTSPWVTDHCGNLSLSSSHINGDKFPVGTTRVIFTATDACGNSSTCSFTIRVVDNCCNQPPTITCPANLTLCYTAGTNPDTTGRATATTPSPACGQVSVNYRDSVVNISNCSVVIYRIWTASIAAKPNLISSCIQRIEKTDNTPPVFLHCQPDITASPGPDCKVKVDWYVPIAEDACGAVNTTSNYLPLQEFTPGFYTVLYVATDGCGNSAQCSFTITVTDSCCNKPPTISCPADATVCPGSSIDPSITGKATATRSGAICDDPIVSRTDEVLYQSACSTVIVRHWRAFDRNQPTLEARCDQRITQTDNTPPVFLHCQPDITASPGPDCKVKVDWYVPIAEDACGAVNTTSNYLPLQEFTPGLYTVLYVATDGCGNSAQCSFTITVTDTCCNQPPTISCPADLTLCPGTSTDTSNTGSAKVTKGGTFCKDPVLTFADRVLFQSACSTRIERTWTAVDPDHPAYTVHCVQTITLEDKTSPVFSSCPVNFTVDPGADCKAIVNWTLPTVSDNCGQVNLGFNYAPGSELGIGNTLVVYTATDDCGNTSSCWFTVTVTDNCCNKPPTITCPANLTVCPVSSLDPSITGTATAQASPHCQPPVITYTDSVLYQSACSTFVERTWTATDPNNSTYTVHCVQTITLEDKTSPIFSSCPVNFTVDPGADCKAIVNWTVPTVSDNCGQVNLGFNYAPGSELGIGNTLVVYTATDDCGNTSSCWFTVTVTDNCCNKPPTITCPADLTLCLGANIDPQNTGRPTATKGHPSCDDPIVSRNDEVLYQSACSTVIVRHWRAFDRNQSSLEARCDQRIVMEDTTPPVFLHCQPDITINPNPDCKVKVDWYVPVAEDACGIVNTISNYLPLQEFSTGFYTVLYVATDACGNSAQCSFTITVTDSCCNKPPTITCPSNFTVCPLSSIDPSITGRATAQASPYCLSPVISFTDSVLYQSACSTYVERTWKATDANNTSLTASCIQYITKEDKTSPVFSACPVDFTVDPTYDCKGIASWTPPTVSDACGSVFVGSNYKPGDQLNRGNTLVVYTATDDCGNTSTCWFTVTVTDNCCDKNPVISCPADYKACPSTSTDPSNTGTATAVPGKPTCKTPVISYKDKILSNGPCSGAIKIERTWTATDPEIPTLKSECKQIIELKDDVNPRFTSVPHDTVINANGQCDLRVYWLPPVAADNCGVRNMSSSHRPGDRFGAGMTTVSYTVVDVCGNSISTSFKITVYGSEIEITCPPDTMVKNSDPYKTGAIVNWNLPTVRYCTPCVDSLPGFIYMGEYGGHRYFCSLAPASWDEAKVICTLNGGHLAVINDQSENEYVSSKLMGQTAWIGGTDENTEGLFEWVNREGFIYRNWLIGQPNNMNGNEDYIELRPDGYWNDQNGASSREFVCEIPCWTLTQIEGPKRGTEVPCGTHRITYVASKDGGKDTCSFNVQVKCDSLEKYCNSRGRDSRHMWVDSVSISTLHHHSGNNGGYYKNITECPEIYSGQTYTVSFTPGYAGVIYNVYWKVWIDYNADGIFDNLNELATYGFGNTIMIGNITIPNGLSPRLSRMRVSMAYGGYPSGPCSTFLYGEVEDHCVSINGGTSFGGSTEENEMEIRTPQTLKCLGGCLDLRSELKTRKNDLGDVQTLDAWVYPNPSDHQVFVQISEAGVSQISFYNAQSKLIWKSVDKTTEDKFEINTSAWPSGVYQMIVEGHNGQKISKRFTVQH